Genomic segment of Paenibacillus polymyxa:
CTGATGCGGCAAAGTCATCCTTCCGAAGCTCAGCTTCTGCTGGGCGCGGCGGAGAACTTCGTCAGAGAGACCATGACTGCCGCCAATGACGAAGACAACATGGCTTGTACCGTAGGTGCCGAGCTTGTCCAATTCCTCTGCGAGTTCTTCCGAGCTCCACAGTTTGCCGTCAATGGCGAGCACAATGACATGTGCTTCACTTTTCACATGGGTAAGAATACGCTCGCCCTCTCGCTCCTTGACCTGTCGAACCTCCGCCTCGCTCAGTGTATCGGGAGCCTTTTCATCGGCTACCTCAATCATTTGAAACTTGATGTATGGCCCCAGCCGTTTAGCGTATTCCTGAATGCCCATGACCAAATACTTCTCTTTTAACTTGCCAACACCTATAAGCTGAATAAACAAATTCCATACCCCTATCTATGTCGAATGATAATGTAAAATCGTATTTACGATCTCTAACATGAAAAGATACCTTTAACATAGTTATTTTAGCACCTGAAACGTCTCTTACCTATCTATTTCCTCTCCATTACGAGCCTATCCCCTGTCAGGTTATAGCGGATCATTCATTTACGCTCTCTACAGTGAAATGTCCATCCGTTTCGTATTCATCAAGACTCTGCATTAGCATCTGCTGATATCCACTGATTTGTTCCGCTGTCGCTGACTCACGCAATGATTCGAACAATGCTGTACATCTCTTAAAATGACCATCATTACCCGACTGATCAGCTAATTGCATCGCCTGCAAAGTAAGCCCTACTGCATCCTGCAATCTATCGTACTTCCGATAGTACAAAGCCAAGTGATAGCAGTAGCTATAATAGTAAGATATGTTCTCTGCGTCTTCATAACTCCCGAATTCATCAATCTGCTCTGCAAACGTATGTAAAATATCTCCTACATCCAAATGATACATAAGCGCTGCCTGTAATATGGTATTCAGCCCCGGTAATATTTCCTCTAGATTATCCTGCAAAAAGGCTACGTACTCCTCGACAAGCTCTATATTTCCAGACAAAATATCTACTGCATATAAATTAGTTTTGGCTAAAAACCTGAATTCCTCGACAACCTGAATGTCTTCTTCCTCTAAATCCTCCATCCACCCTAGCTCAGCATACTTATAGATGCACTCCCTTGCCTGCTCATATGCACCCTGGTTCTGGTGAGCCATTCCACACATCAGGTGACTGAAACCAAAATAATATACCAACGGACGTTCTAAATTGACATGCGGGATGGATAATTTCATTGCTTTATGATACTGCCGTTCTTCATAGATACGCTGTACACATTGGTACAAAATATCCGCCGTCTCCATCACCTTTTTCCAATTTTCAAAAGCCACAGCCATCTCTAACATTTCAACAATGATGTCCGGTTTGAGTGATTTTAGAATGTCCTCTTGCAAAAATATTACCTCCTCTAGTATATCCTCATTATCGATTTAGAGTTGCTAACCACTCGTGAGGAGTGACTAAACAAATTAATTATACTACTTAAAATGCGTAATATAAACCATTTTTACTATATATTTTGACCTGACTTTTATACTGCATCTTCCATAAGCTTGTTATGAGGTGGTTATATGACAGAATTACGCAAGCAAATGGGTATAAGAATCCGTGCTATTCGAAATGCAAAGGGACTTACACAGCAAAAACTGGCTGACATCGCAAGCTTGGACTATCGATATATTGGTGCATTAGAAAGAGGCGAAAGAAACTTTTCGATTGATACGTTAGAGAAGGTGTTAACCGCCTTAAACGTGTCTATCAGTGAATTGATGTTTTCCAAAGAACATATGACTAAAGACGAAATTATTCGGCAAGAGGCGGTAGATGAATTTGTTGCGTTGACCAGCAGATTGAACGAAGAGCAAATCGGGATTCTCAGACGAGTTAGTAAAGAAGTTTCACGCGCGTTCGAGTAAGCCATTCCATCCTAAAAAAGGCCTTGAATAAAACCAAAAAGAGCACCGCACAGGTGCCCTCCATAAATCTTCACAAACATACTCAAGCGTACAACATAAAAAAGCTCACTTCATGTCCCAGTTGCTTCAGATAATTATAAATCTGCGAACGATGATGGAATACGTGGGTCAAGGTCTCAATCTGCCATTGAACCTGCAAATGTCCATGCTCCATATAGAAAGCTTTCGTCGAACGATTCAGATAATCGTCTTCGCTAAGCGAAAGAATATAAGCCTTATAGGCCTCGAAGTTTTCCCTGAAAGTCGCAGCCAAGCGCTCGGGATCTTCCACCTCGGACAGGCTGGTTTCAATGCTTCCCACTTCACCCTCGGACTTCTCCTGCATAATCGCAAGATCCGAAGCAGGAATAAGCACAAAGTGATGCACTAACTCCAGTAGTGAGCGGAAATTGTCTTGCGGGCGAAAGTTCCAATCCTCTGGGCGTATTTTACGGATCAAGGCTTCCCCCGTCCGTACTCCCGTCTCCAGCTCATTCAGCAAATGATCTCGAACTTGCAGCGTTCCACTCATATGCACATCTCTCCTTTGCCATTCTTATTCATATTTTGAGTATAGCCGAAGCCTCTGGGCGTGTATTGTAAAAATCGGACAACTTCCGTAAATCCTTAGCCGCAGTAAGCGGAGAATCGCCATAAAACCTGCGGAAATCGCGGATTAGATGCGCCTGGTCGAAAAAGCTGTGCTTCAATGCTAGCTCCGTCCAATCCAGCCCCCCGCCGCTTTGGATACTATGCAGAACACTCTGGAAGCGGACGACTTCACTGAACTTTTTGGGGCTGATTCCGATCCATTGTCCAAACTTGCGGTTAAGCTGCCTTTCACTGATCGCCTCACGCTCCGCAAGCTCCCTAACCTCCACACTCCCA
This window contains:
- a CDS encoding DinB family protein gives rise to the protein MSGTLQVRDHLLNELETGVRTGEALIRKIRPEDWNFRPQDNFRSLLELVHHFVLIPASDLAIMQEKSEGEVGSIETSLSEVEDPERLAATFRENFEAYKAYILSLSEDDYLNRSTKAFYMEHGHLQVQWQIETLTHVFHHRSQIYNYLKQLGHEVSFFMLYA
- the rlmH gene encoding 23S rRNA (pseudouridine(1915)-N(3))-methyltransferase RlmH, translating into MFIQLIGVGKLKEKYLVMGIQEYAKRLGPYIKFQMIEVADEKAPDTLSEAEVRQVKEREGERILTHVKSEAHVIVLAIDGKLWSSEELAEELDKLGTYGTSHVVFVIGGSHGLSDEVLRRAQQKLSFGRMTLPHQLMRLVLVEQIYRAVKINRGEPYHK
- a CDS encoding helix-turn-helix domain-containing protein, with the protein product MTELRKQMGIRIRAIRNAKGLTQQKLADIASLDYRYIGALERGERNFSIDTLEKVLTALNVSISELMFSKEHMTKDEIIRQEAVDEFVALTSRLNEEQIGILRRVSKEVSRAFE
- a CDS encoding DNA-binding protein; translation: MQEDILKSLKPDIIVEMLEMAVAFENWKKVMETADILYQCVQRIYEERQYHKAMKLSIPHVNLERPLVYYFGFSHLMCGMAHQNQGAYEQARECIYKYAELGWMEDLEEEDIQVVEEFRFLAKTNLYAVDILSGNIELVEEYVAFLQDNLEEILPGLNTILQAALMYHLDVGDILHTFAEQIDEFGSYEDAENISYYYSYCYHLALYYRKYDRLQDAVGLTLQAMQLADQSGNDGHFKRCTALFESLRESATAEQISGYQQMLMQSLDEYETDGHFTVESVNE